GAAAGGTCTGCTCCGATACCGATTACAGGCACTTTAAACTCGGTCATGACACCGGCGGTCCAACCTGTCTTGTTGCTTCCGTCAAACGTGCTGCTGTTGAAGTGAAGTTCGTTGACAGTTAGGCCGACTTTGGGACCGAAACGGAAAAGTCCGCCTGCATGTGCGGCTGATGCGCTCATCACGAGCAACAGCGTTAGGATGATAGATTTTACGCTTTTCATAAATGTTTAATTGAAACGTTGGTTGATATTTGTTTAGTTTTTATATAATCCGGAATATCCGTCACATTATGTTCCTTTGGTTAAGGGCTTTCTGATATCTCCTGGCATTGGCTTGATGGGTGGCATAGTCAGTAGCGAAGTTATGATAGCCGGAAAAGTCCTCCTTGGCACACATATATATATAATTATGGTGTGGGGCATTGAGCACATCATCTAAAGCCGAGGCGGTCGGCACTCGTATAGGTCCCGGCGGCAGTCCTTCCACTTTATATGTATTATAAGGAGAAGACACCCTTAGATGTTCACCGCGAATGCGTCTTAATTTGAAGTCTCCTACCGCGAATTTTACTGTAGGGTCGGCTTGCAGGCGCATCCCTTTGTTCAGTCGATTGAGATAAAGTCTTGCAACGAGCGGTCTTTCATCTTTCTTTGCGGTCTCTTCTTCAATTATAGAGGCAACTGTGGCTACTTCAACCTTGCTGAGCCCAAGAGACTTTGCCTTTTTTGTCCTTTCCTCGTTCCAGAAATTGTCGCGATAATCCAACAGGCGTTTCACGACGTTTTCGGGGGTTGCGCTCCAATAGAATTCATATGTGTCCGGAATGAATGCTGCCGGATATGTGGCACGTTTGAATCCATGTTCAGGGAGCACTTCTGCACAGGCATCCATGAATTCCTCTGGTGAGCATTGGAGTTGAGATGCTATCCTGTCGGCAAGCTGTTGCATTGTGCGGGTGCTGTTGAAGGTCACTGTGACAGGTGTCTGGCGTCCTGTAGCCATTCTTCTGGCTATGCCAAGTGCGGTCTGTCCCGGGTCCATGCGGTAGGCACCTTCGGTTTTGGCTGGATTATTGCCCATCAGTTTCCACATTATATATATGCGTGTGCCCATTGATGATCCGAGCGAATTCTTTAGGCTGTCCCTTACTTGCGCTGTGGATGCTCCGTGTGGGATATATACCCAGTCGCCTTCCTTGTCATTGCCTCCTGTGTATGGGATGAATGCAAATGCGAATACAGCCCCGATGGCTACGATTATTGCTATGACAGCTGTCATTACTCCCAGTGAGTGCCGGGTAAGCCATGATTCATTGCCTTTTTTCTTTCTTTTTTTTACTGTTGCCATATTTCTATTTAGCGGAGTTTGTGGAGGGAATCAATGAGGTCCTGAAGCCTGTTCCGAACATCTGAGAGTCTGTTCAGGGCTTCGGCTTTCCGTGACACGCCATCCTTGTTGACCCTTATCTGCTCCAATGCGGCTTCGATCTTTAGTCCTTTGTCATGAACAAGGTATTTTATCATTCTTGCATTCTCCAGGTCAGCTGGGGTGTAGAACCGTGTGCCCCTGTCGTTGCGCTTCGGTTTCAGAATATGGAACTGGGTTTCCCAAAACCGGAGGGTGGAAGCAGCCACATTGATTATCTCAGCCACTTCGCTTATTTTATAGTATCTCTTGTTGGTAATTTGTTCCATAATAAACGGATTTGAATTCACCCGATGCAAAGGTAATAATAAAGTGGCAAAAATCCACCTAAAGTTAGTTCCTTGTTAAAAAATGAGCTTGGGTTTTACGAAAATTTAATTTTTTTCACAAAAAAGCGGCGTTCCGCCAAAAAAAGCATAAAAAAAGTTTGGTATGTCAGTTTTTTGTTTTACCTTTGCATCGTTTTTGAAGCTTAAATATTGTTCAATAATTTAACGAGAAAAAAAGAAAATGAAAAAGTTAGTTTTAGTAGCCGCTGTCGCATTCAGCGCATCTCTTTTCTCTTGCGGTTCTTCTGAGAAGGCTGCCCAGGAAGCTACCGATACTGTAGCTGTTGAGGAGGCTGTTGTTGAAGAGGTTGTTACTGTTGATACAGTTGCAGCTGACAGCGTAGTAGCTCCCGCCGACACCGTAGTAGCTGCCAACTAATTTAGTTGCCAACTTAACACAGAAGGTCTGGATGAAATGAAAAGCCGGACTCTTCGAAGGTATTAAGCTGATTACCCGTACCGATTACGAGTGACCAGCTTTATTCTTTTTATCTGGAGTTTCTTTTATTTGATCTCCATTTCTTTTTCTTGTGCAAATTGTCAAAACTGCTTGTGCCTTATGAGTAAACATCATCGATACTCAGGTCTTAACGATGCCCAGGTTGCCGAAAGCCGTAGGGTGAATGGTATGAATATACTGACTCCTCCTGAGAAGGAGCCGGTATGGAAGAAATTTCTTGAAAAGTTTTCTGATCCCCTGATTATAATCCTTATGGTGGCAGGGGTACTGTCGGTAGCCATATCTATATATGAGTATGCTGTTCTGAACGAGGGATTCAAAGTTTTCTTTGAGCCTATAGGTATTTTTCTGGCAATCATTCTGGCGACAGGCCTTGGTTTCTATTTCGAGCAGAAAGCCGACAGGGAGTTTGCAATACTTAACCAGGTCAACGATGATGTCCCGGTGCAGGTGATACGTAATGGCTTGACCATTGAGATTCCTAAACGTGATGTAGTTACGGGTGATATAGTGTTACTGAACACCGGAGAAGAGATCCCTGCTGACGGACAATTGCTTGAGGCTGTGTCGCTGAATGTGGATGAATCAACACTGACAGGGGAGCCGGTGGCGCATAAGACCACTAATCCTGATGATTTTGATCCGGATGCCACATTTGCGTCTGACCATGTGATGCGCGGTACCAAGATTATGGAAGGGCATGGGGTGATGAAGGTGCTCGCAGTGGGTGACAACACTGAGAACGGCAAGGTGTTTGTTGCTGCGCAGATAGATGATAGTGTAAAGACCCCGCTTAACGAGCAGCTT
The nucleotide sequence above comes from Duncaniella freteri. Encoded proteins:
- the mltG gene encoding endolytic transglycosylase MltG, with translation MATVKKRKKKGNESWLTRHSLGVMTAVIAIIVAIGAVFAFAFIPYTGGNDKEGDWVYIPHGASTAQVRDSLKNSLGSSMGTRIYIMWKLMGNNPAKTEGAYRMDPGQTALGIARRMATGRQTPVTVTFNSTRTMQQLADRIASQLQCSPEEFMDACAEVLPEHGFKRATYPAAFIPDTYEFYWSATPENVVKRLLDYRDNFWNEERTKKAKSLGLSKVEVATVASIIEEETAKKDERPLVARLYLNRLNKGMRLQADPTVKFAVGDFKLRRIRGEHLRVSSPYNTYKVEGLPPGPIRVPTASALDDVLNAPHHNYIYMCAKEDFSGYHNFATDYATHQANARRYQKALNQRNIM
- a CDS encoding MerR family transcriptional regulator, which codes for MEQITNKRYYKISEVAEIINVAASTLRFWETQFHILKPKRNDRGTRFYTPADLENARMIKYLVHDKGLKIEAALEQIRVNKDGVSRKAEALNRLSDVRNRLQDLIDSLHKLR